The Henckelia pumila isolate YLH828 chromosome 2, ASM3356847v2, whole genome shotgun sequence genome includes a window with the following:
- the LOC140881235 gene encoding uncharacterized protein, with translation MIPLFFLVVCLEGFVAFLLMVKIGPLRELAMKGLDQVKTRRTTVLTIAGTIFVILLSNLFSIIKIQNKGVKHGTMTPMDQVLWRTNLLEATLMGFSLFLGFLIDRMHHYMRKLIKLRGTTGVSKQEAERLEKEKLQLKEKEEKAAGEVKRLQKEVSSLTENLKKLKLESTEKDKKVETAESHVTALQKQAADLLLEYDRLLEDNQNLQNQALGYRN, from the exons ATGATTCCCTTGTTCTTTCTGGTTGTATGTTTGGAGGGTTTTGTGGCATTCCTTTTGATGGTGAAGATTGGGCCACTTAGGGAACTGGCGATGAAGGGTTTGGATCAAGTGAAAACTAGAAGGACCACTGTTTTAACCATTGCTGGTACTATATTTGTCATACTCTTATCAAACTTATTTAGCATAATCAAGATTCAGAACAAGGGGGTGAAGCATGGAACAATGACACCAATGGATCAAGTACTTTGGAGGACCAACTTGTTAGAGGCTACTCTTATGG GGTTTTCTCTCTTCCTCGGATTTTTAATCGACCGCATGCATCATTACATGCGAAAATTGATCAAGCTAAGGGGCACAACGGGAGTTTCAAAACAAGAAGCCGAGAGACTCGAAAAAGAAAAATTACAGCTCAaggaaaaagaagagaaagCTGCCGGTGAAGTGAAGCGTCTGCAGAAAGAAGTGTCTAGCTTGACCGAAAATCTGAAGAAGCTTAAGCTGGAGTCTACGGAAAAAGATAAGAAAGTGGAAACGGCAGAAAGTCATGTTACTGCCCTTCAGAAACAAGCTGCTGATTTACTCCTAGAATATGATCGTCTTTTGGAAGATAACCAAAATCTTCAGAATCAAGCTCTTGGCTACCGGAATTga